A single window of Treponema denticola ATCC 35405 DNA harbors:
- a CDS encoding putative signal transducing protein, which translates to MWWLVAVLSGIFVFLFLKKSWKENSEGVKLNDGTAAEDEALDDVVEMEDAFFEAVQSGKKAVKFMHLFYQEDLMMIKSLFQSEHIPYRVENEHVASVLVGYGVTGFNHTDFYILREDYDDAFKIVKEYAENKRLSGKVSGMADKMGAVITVLFASSFIPDKHETSGIVVFKLEEED; encoded by the coding sequence ATGTGGTGGTTAGTTGCTGTTTTGAGCGGTATTTTTGTGTTTTTATTTTTAAAAAAATCGTGGAAAGAAAATTCGGAAGGAGTTAAATTAAACGACGGAACTGCTGCAGAAGATGAAGCCTTAGATGATGTAGTTGAAATGGAAGATGCTTTTTTTGAAGCTGTCCAATCGGGAAAAAAGGCCGTCAAATTTATGCACTTGTTCTATCAAGAAGACTTGATGATGATAAAATCATTATTTCAAAGTGAACATATTCCATACCGTGTTGAAAATGAACATGTAGCTTCGGTTCTTGTAGGATACGGTGTTACCGGCTTTAACCATACCGACTTTTATATTCTTCGTGAAGATTATGATGATGCATTTAAAATCGTAAAAGAATATGCAGAAAACAAGCGTTTATCCGGAAAGGTTTCAGGAATGGCGGATAAGATGGGAGCTGTAATTACCGTTTTATTTGCATCAAGTTTTATACCCGATAAACATGAAACCTCAGGTATAGTGGTTTTTAAACTTGAAGAAGAAGATTAA
- a CDS encoding membrane protein — MKKNIFIAVMLVGFLGLLSAQNDLQVIAQVNLSKKEPITLGQLKKLVKFAESQGGNIATNDDKKLVLESLMRTKLLVQAAEKENIKISNSQVDNAFNDVLSQYVKYPITESEFAKLIKQKENISLDEFMKKQTGCTVEELKKIIKDNLIIQNYIASKHQAEIVKMATPTDAQIRSYYEMKKGELVRPDMVKMLFVAVKKEGKDKEEIDKINELHKKVKKNIKEIANIKKNAEAGNYVAQEGYIPKTAEGAQLLNATPEALMEIFSKDVNYIFDIQDRVDSRQFFVITEKLNAKILTLSDVPDPSSTVTLYDQIKALLSQGLALNAIQSIIQTTYEGLRTDDNCKILKSDAELDKLLKW; from the coding sequence ATGAAAAAGAACATTTTTATTGCAGTTATGTTAGTCGGTTTTTTGGGCCTTTTGTCTGCCCAAAATGATTTACAGGTTATTGCACAGGTAAATCTGTCAAAAAAGGAACCTATAACTCTTGGTCAGCTTAAAAAGCTTGTAAAATTTGCCGAATCTCAGGGCGGAAATATAGCTACAAATGATGATAAAAAGCTTGTTTTGGAAAGTTTAATGCGAACCAAGCTTTTGGTTCAAGCTGCCGAAAAAGAAAATATCAAGATTTCCAATTCCCAAGTTGATAACGCTTTTAACGATGTGCTTTCTCAATATGTAAAATATCCAATAACAGAGAGCGAATTCGCTAAATTGATAAAACAAAAAGAAAACATATCGCTTGACGAGTTTATGAAAAAACAAACAGGTTGTACTGTTGAAGAACTCAAAAAAATTATCAAAGATAATCTTATAATTCAAAACTATATAGCTTCAAAACATCAAGCAGAAATTGTAAAAATGGCAACACCTACAGACGCTCAGATACGTTCATACTATGAAATGAAAAAAGGTGAGTTGGTTCGTCCCGATATGGTCAAAATGCTTTTTGTCGCAGTAAAAAAAGAAGGTAAAGACAAGGAAGAAATAGATAAAATTAATGAATTGCACAAAAAGGTTAAGAAGAATATAAAAGAGATTGCAAACATCAAGAAAAATGCAGAAGCCGGTAATTACGTTGCCCAAGAAGGTTATATACCTAAAACGGCAGAGGGTGCTCAGTTGTTAAATGCTACTCCTGAAGCCTTAATGGAAATTTTCTCAAAAGATGTAAACTATATATTCGATATACAGGATAGGGTAGACAGCAGACAGTTTTTTGTTATAACGGAAAAGCTTAATGCCAAAATTTTAACTTTAAGTGATGTCCCTGATCCCTCATCTACAGTTACGCTTTATGATCAGATAAAAGCCCTTCTTTCTCAGGGACTTGCACTAAATGCTATTCAATCTATCATTCAAACTACATATGAAGGTTTACGCACCGATGATAATTGCAAGATATTAAAAAGCGATGCTGAACTTGATAAACTTCTTAAGTGGTAA
- a CDS encoding helicase-related protein yields MKYKNLPVYEQKDRILEMLEHNQVIVVESPTGSGKTTQLPVILHEAGYSRSGMIGVTQPRRIAALSVSEFISKQLKEPMPGLVGYKMRFEDKTSNDTKIKIMTDGILLQELKLDPWLSKYSVILVDEAHERSLNIDFILGLLKRIITERKDFKVIISSATINTDLFSMYFDGCPVIKIDAITYPVTLIFDPPAVKASTDTQEAETALMDKIASIVGRILSEGRSGAILVFLPGERAIKDCIERLSKEPWYRKLFILPLYGRLSKEEQERVFKSPPFGKKKIVISTNIAETSITINDIAAVIDSGLAKLNFYNPFTFTSSLDETLISRASCNQRRGRAGRTQEGVCYRLYTRKDFETRQLYTLEEIYRTDLSEVVMRMAELGILDFENFDFISPPGKKGIIGAIDTLNMLDALESDRSLSSIGKMMCLFPLAPRQSRIIVEAITRYPDLVEEVLIAAAFLSARSPVIFPEGEEIEARKAHALFDEPLGDFASFLKVFRMYSQALDKERFCKIHYLDDRVMAEIANIKEQLELIVSDMGVPILSGGKMEHYLTAIAKGMIQFVCSAQGRDSYRSLTTEKIFIHPGSCMYKEKEQFIVAGEIVRTSRMYAMSVSPLSKKIIEEVAPALLERKDKRAKKEKDEHRADQKEEKKKPEEESVLIEGTRYLIKKIKGKKHLILPWKEFKLTAEAVFKKYSEENQNGALEQLKGLRGKIEINKSELLSGEKMDLILNVVNNFNIEQIEKTEDEKHFDRNKNYFIEEDLEALVNSLNLLFRTTIAKKTTKQLGFITLFCDGTGHFWFKTSRGFHTALHESLVSLQSLIDLAGENFNEDQKIIVRTIYGKMNKMI; encoded by the coding sequence ATGAAATATAAAAATCTACCTGTATACGAACAAAAAGACAGAATATTGGAAATGCTTGAGCACAATCAGGTAATCGTTGTAGAAAGCCCTACGGGTTCAGGCAAGACTACCCAGCTGCCGGTTATTTTACATGAAGCAGGCTACAGCCGTTCAGGTATGATAGGCGTTACCCAGCCGAGGCGTATTGCAGCCCTTTCGGTGAGCGAATTTATTTCAAAACAGCTTAAAGAGCCTATGCCCGGCCTTGTCGGATATAAGATGCGCTTTGAAGATAAGACTTCAAACGATACGAAAATAAAAATAATGACCGACGGCATTCTTTTACAGGAACTTAAACTGGATCCTTGGCTCAGCAAGTACTCCGTAATCTTGGTAGATGAGGCTCATGAGCGGAGCTTAAATATAGACTTTATACTGGGACTTTTAAAACGGATAATAACGGAACGAAAAGATTTTAAGGTTATAATTTCGTCGGCCACAATAAATACAGATCTATTTTCGATGTACTTTGACGGATGCCCCGTAATCAAAATAGATGCCATCACCTACCCTGTTACCCTGATCTTTGACCCCCCTGCGGTTAAGGCTTCTACCGATACCCAAGAAGCGGAAACGGCCTTGATGGACAAGATAGCCTCGATTGTAGGACGCATTTTAAGCGAGGGACGAAGCGGTGCCATTCTGGTTTTTCTTCCGGGGGAAAGAGCCATCAAGGACTGCATTGAAAGACTTTCAAAAGAACCGTGGTACAGAAAACTTTTTATTCTCCCCCTCTACGGCCGTTTAAGCAAAGAAGAACAAGAAAGAGTTTTTAAATCCCCGCCCTTCGGAAAAAAGAAGATTGTTATATCGACAAACATAGCGGAAACCTCCATAACGATAAACGACATTGCTGCCGTTATAGACTCGGGGCTTGCAAAACTTAACTTTTATAATCCTTTTACCTTTACTTCAAGTTTGGATGAAACCCTAATATCTCGAGCCTCATGTAATCAAAGACGAGGCAGAGCCGGAAGAACTCAGGAAGGAGTATGCTACCGCCTTTACACACGCAAGGACTTTGAAACAAGACAGCTTTATACCCTCGAAGAAATCTACCGTACAGACCTATCCGAGGTTGTTATGCGTATGGCGGAACTGGGAATTCTCGACTTTGAAAATTTCGATTTTATTTCGCCTCCGGGTAAAAAAGGCATAATAGGAGCCATAGATACCCTAAACATGCTCGATGCCCTAGAAAGCGACCGCTCTTTAAGCAGCATAGGAAAGATGATGTGTCTTTTCCCTTTGGCTCCAAGACAATCCCGAATCATAGTTGAAGCAATTACAAGATACCCCGACCTTGTAGAAGAAGTTTTAATCGCCGCGGCTTTTTTATCGGCTCGGAGCCCCGTCATCTTCCCCGAAGGCGAAGAAATTGAAGCCCGCAAGGCTCACGCCCTTTTTGATGAACCCCTCGGAGATTTTGCCTCATTCTTAAAGGTTTTTAGAATGTACTCTCAAGCCCTCGATAAGGAAAGGTTTTGTAAAATTCACTATCTCGATGACAGAGTAATGGCCGAAATAGCCAACATAAAAGAACAACTTGAACTCATAGTTTCGGATATGGGCGTTCCGATTCTTTCGGGCGGAAAAATGGAACACTACCTTACGGCTATAGCCAAGGGAATGATTCAGTTTGTATGCTCGGCTCAGGGAAGGGACTCTTACCGCTCCCTCACAACAGAAAAGATTTTTATCCACCCCGGCTCCTGCATGTACAAGGAAAAAGAACAGTTTATAGTTGCAGGCGAAATAGTCAGAACTTCGCGTATGTATGCCATGTCGGTTTCTCCTCTTTCAAAAAAGATAATTGAAGAGGTTGCCCCTGCCCTTTTAGAAAGAAAGGATAAAAGAGCAAAGAAAGAAAAAGACGAACACAGGGCAGACCAAAAAGAAGAAAAGAAAAAGCCGGAAGAAGAAAGCGTTCTTATCGAGGGAACTCGCTATCTTATCAAAAAAATCAAGGGCAAAAAGCATCTCATTCTTCCATGGAAAGAATTTAAACTTACGGCCGAGGCTGTCTTCAAAAAATACAGTGAAGAAAATCAAAACGGAGCCTTGGAGCAATTAAAGGGCTTAAGGGGAAAAATAGAAATCAATAAGAGCGAGCTCCTCTCAGGCGAAAAGATGGATTTAATTTTAAATGTGGTAAATAATTTTAATATTGAACAGATAGAAAAAACAGAAGATGAAAAGCACTTTGACAGGAATAAAAATTATTTTATTGAAGAAGACTTGGAAGCCCTTGTAAATTCCTTAAATCTTTTATTTAGAACTACAATAGCAAAAAAGACTACAAAGCAGCTGGGCTTTATAACCCTCTTTTGTGACGGTACAGGACATTTTTGGTTTAAAACTTCAAGAGGTTTTCATACGGCCTTACACGAAAGCCTTGTATCCCTTCAAAGCTTGATTGACCTTGCAGGAGAAAATTTTAACGAAGACCAAAAAATAATAGTCCGCACTATCTACGGAAAAATGAATAAGATGATTTAA
- the nusB gene encoding transcription antitermination factor NusB, protein MSVGRRRGRILAFQALVAWDVGGAVLDDLLNFSWQNEDSIKDPNGYLFPKMMVLGTIENITEIDKVIQENLDNWVIDRLNSVDKAILRLSVYSLIYQKDTPPPIVIDEAINLAKDFGTDDSYKFVNAVLDSIKNKS, encoded by the coding sequence ATGAGTGTAGGCAGACGCAGAGGACGGATTCTCGCTTTTCAAGCCCTTGTTGCTTGGGATGTTGGAGGAGCCGTCCTTGACGATTTATTGAATTTCTCTTGGCAAAATGAAGACTCTATAAAGGATCCCAATGGCTATCTCTTTCCTAAAATGATGGTCTTGGGTACAATCGAAAATATAACCGAAATAGATAAGGTAATTCAGGAAAATCTGGATAACTGGGTTATAGATCGGCTTAATTCTGTAGATAAGGCGATTTTAAGATTGAGTGTCTATTCTCTTATATATCAAAAAGATACCCCTCCGCCCATCGTAATAGATGAGGCTATAAATTTGGCCAAAGATTTCGGTACCGATGATTCCTATAAATTTGTAAATGCGGTACTTGACAGTATTAAAAATAAGTCTTAA
- a CDS encoding ABC transporter ATP-binding protein, which produces MAEVNALVTETITGREELHSLNARDKILEKSDSLHDTSFKNEKKFYRLFTFTMMLNQAITFIEKSCLVVLLFYLLKDAKLSLGQTFMLYNYFVLLEWPLEMLAQNATTFQGLGARINRVFKLYIEKPHISFGNKTLDDKTYSVEFKDVSFAYDERDLILDNLSFKINAGDHCALQGRTGSGKSTLVKLLLKLYEPQSGEILLNGVPLNEFSQKSLAENIGYVSQSIVLFYASIRDNIRMFDESISDEQIKEALKKSGMYEKIMALPGGLDYICEDGAANFSGGETQLLACARLFLKQSKIIILDESTAKLDNTEQEKIQLAFDELIENKTAIIIAHRTETLEKTNVKFLLENGKLSQGEKAILSEGGANETN; this is translated from the coding sequence ATGGCAGAGGTGAATGCCCTTGTTACGGAAACTATTACAGGACGAGAAGAGCTTCACAGCTTAAACGCAAGAGATAAAATCCTTGAAAAGTCAGACAGCTTACATGATACATCTTTTAAAAATGAAAAAAAATTTTATAGACTTTTTACTTTTACGATGATGTTAAACCAAGCTATAACATTTATTGAAAAATCCTGTTTGGTTGTGCTCTTGTTTTATTTACTAAAAGATGCGAAGCTAAGCCTCGGTCAAACTTTTATGTTATATAATTATTTTGTACTTTTAGAATGGCCGCTTGAAATGCTCGCTCAAAATGCAACTACATTTCAGGGTCTTGGTGCAAGGATAAATAGGGTTTTTAAATTATATATTGAAAAGCCCCATATTTCTTTTGGGAATAAAACTCTCGATGATAAAACATATAGTGTTGAGTTTAAAGATGTTTCCTTTGCCTATGATGAGCGGGATTTGATTTTAGATAATTTAAGTTTTAAAATAAATGCCGGAGATCATTGTGCTTTACAGGGAAGGACTGGAAGCGGAAAATCGACTCTTGTAAAACTTTTATTAAAGCTTTATGAACCACAGTCCGGAGAAATTTTATTAAACGGTGTTCCATTAAATGAGTTCAGTCAAAAATCGCTTGCTGAAAACATCGGATATGTAAGTCAGAGTATTGTTCTTTTTTATGCAAGTATTAGGGATAATATCCGCATGTTTGACGAAAGCATTTCCGATGAGCAAATAAAAGAAGCTTTAAAGAAAAGCGGAATGTATGAAAAGATTATGGCTTTACCAGGAGGCTTAGATTATATTTGTGAAGACGGAGCGGCAAATTTTTCCGGTGGAGAAACTCAGCTTTTAGCTTGTGCGAGGTTATTCTTAAAACAAAGTAAAATTATTATTTTGGACGAGTCCACTGCAAAACTTGATAATACTGAGCAGGAAAAAATTCAGCTTGCATTTGATGAACTTATAGAAAACAAAACGGCAATTATAATTGCCCACAGAACTGAAACTTTAGAAAAAACAAATGTAAAATTTTTATTGGAGAATGGAAAATTATCTCAAGGAGAAAAAGCAATCCTCTCCGAAGGAGGAGCAAATGAAACAAATTAA
- a CDS encoding tetratricopeptide repeat protein, with protein sequence MQRLKTVFILFIAFLFFSCSGKTNEQAFFKELSKIDLQIAEGYQAKALKSLKRLQKKAVNSTNYVSIVKRQLKLNSIPDALISLQTGIKKIPDSPELSALLTSILIDSGKPAEALPYCEKLKDTPYASLGAEASILSDIALNSFNSDFSLLKAAYDKTENQVFLKNAAIVLAAKGRLREASNLRYNIPNDVAPEHPFFWSCIVYDLGVFDSIFGDLYFSLVYADKDGGEGKTAENARLHLMLAADAAYGQGDTERARAFWQAAADRSPEASPIVFYDLALTAPDEKERVDLLIECIDLYPDFYPVIARYVREDIALRELNSQDELSAYLESKGFYSIKMEETYFTSPKMTYKPEDLLARAMKNPNFDQRFILEEFRYNQITDKTYASKARGKADMWKILEKYGKESIIREYAKWYFAQSGDFNACLSVSEIGKRYEDSFYAGINSALSGDFENAVSSFAASAQVSAYAYASTVNSAYMYYMSGKTSEAVDTYSLAASMTQDKKRQSMLHYEIASIFYERKAYDRAISVLGYALELNPKNYQAASLLKKLKEFN encoded by the coding sequence ATGCAGCGGCTAAAGACAGTTTTTATTCTTTTTATAGCTTTTTTATTTTTTTCTTGTTCGGGCAAAACTAATGAACAAGCTTTTTTTAAAGAACTTTCCAAGATTGATCTTCAAATAGCGGAAGGTTATCAGGCTAAGGCTTTGAAGAGTTTAAAACGTCTTCAAAAAAAGGCCGTAAATTCTACAAATTATGTAAGTATTGTCAAACGGCAATTAAAACTTAATTCTATTCCCGATGCCTTAATTTCTCTTCAAACAGGCATAAAGAAGATTCCTGATTCGCCGGAGCTTTCTGCCTTATTAACTTCGATTCTTATTGATTCAGGAAAGCCGGCTGAAGCTCTGCCTTATTGTGAAAAATTAAAAGATACGCCTTATGCTTCATTGGGTGCCGAAGCCTCAATTTTGTCCGATATCGCCTTAAATTCCTTTAATTCCGATTTTAGTCTTTTAAAAGCAGCTTACGATAAAACTGAAAATCAAGTTTTTTTAAAGAATGCCGCTATTGTCTTGGCCGCCAAGGGCCGTTTAAGGGAGGCTTCTAATTTACGCTATAATATTCCGAATGATGTTGCTCCCGAGCATCCTTTTTTTTGGAGCTGTATTGTTTACGACCTCGGTGTCTTCGATTCTATTTTCGGTGATTTATATTTTTCTCTTGTTTATGCGGATAAAGACGGAGGCGAAGGTAAAACGGCTGAAAATGCACGGCTTCATCTTATGCTTGCTGCCGATGCAGCCTACGGGCAAGGAGATACGGAGAGGGCTAGGGCCTTTTGGCAGGCTGCGGCCGATAGAAGTCCCGAAGCTTCTCCCATAGTATTTTATGATTTGGCTCTTACGGCTCCTGATGAAAAAGAGCGTGTAGATCTTTTAATAGAATGTATTGATTTATATCCGGACTTTTACCCTGTAATTGCCCGCTATGTCCGTGAAGATATTGCTTTACGCGAATTAAATTCGCAAGATGAGCTTAGTGCCTATCTTGAATCTAAGGGCTTTTATTCAATTAAGATGGAAGAAACTTATTTTACCTCTCCCAAGATGACATATAAGCCTGAAGACCTTTTAGCAAGGGCTATGAAGAATCCGAATTTTGACCAAAGGTTTATTTTAGAAGAATTTAGATACAATCAAATAACGGATAAAACCTATGCTTCCAAAGCAAGGGGCAAGGCCGATATGTGGAAGATTCTTGAAAAATACGGCAAGGAGTCCATTATCAGAGAATATGCAAAATGGTACTTTGCTCAATCGGGAGATTTTAATGCTTGTCTTAGCGTTAGTGAAATAGGAAAACGATATGAAGATTCTTTTTATGCAGGGATAAATTCGGCTTTGAGCGGAGACTTTGAAAATGCCGTATCTTCTTTTGCGGCTTCTGCACAAGTTTCTGCCTATGCTTATGCTTCTACGGTAAATTCCGCCTATATGTATTATATGTCGGGTAAAACCTCTGAGGCTGTAGATACTTACAGCCTTGCCGCATCAATGACACAGGATAAAAAAAGACAAAGTATGCTTCACTATGAAATTGCCTCAATTTTTTATGAAAGAAAGGCTTATGATAGGGCTATAAGTGTCTTAGGTTATGCCTTGGAATTAAATCCTAAAAACTATCAGGCAGCCTCCCTCTTAAAAAAATTAAAGGAGTTTAATTAA
- a CDS encoding ABC transporter transmembrane domain-containing protein codes for MYIPQLFQKFIDGVSGGLGTKSILVIALFYLGFVFFVEVLNTFRNFFMQKLSWSLTKALRSDMLKNLLQLDMTFYHNNSVGELVECVEGDVLILSNNISTFVLDIISNIIILFGILIIVFFNSVLLGCIFVICSVISIIMMLRQSKKDTSSLETVRKKHGRGECPCYGNYYRTRRASQLKRKR; via the coding sequence TTGTACATACCTCAGCTTTTTCAAAAGTTTATAGACGGAGTTTCAGGCGGACTTGGGACAAAAAGTATTTTAGTAATTGCTCTTTTTTATTTGGGATTTGTTTTTTTTGTAGAGGTTTTAAATACTTTCCGCAATTTTTTTATGCAAAAGCTTTCTTGGAGTTTAACTAAAGCACTGCGTTCCGATATGCTAAAAAATCTTTTGCAATTGGATATGACTTTTTATCATAACAATTCTGTCGGCGAATTGGTAGAATGTGTTGAAGGCGATGTGTTAATTCTTTCAAATAATATTTCTACTTTTGTACTTGATATAATTTCGAATATTATTATTCTTTTTGGGATTTTAATAATTGTTTTTTTTAATTCCGTTCTATTAGGATGTATTTTTGTTATTTGTTCCGTTATCAGTATTATTATGATGTTGCGTCAATCCAAAAAAGATACTAGTTCTCTTGAAACTGTGCGAAAAAAACATGGCAGAGGTGAATGCCCTTGTTACGGAAACTATTACAGGACGAGAAGAGCTTCACAGCTTAAACGCAAGAGATAA